TGCCATGATCGCCTCTTTGGGTGTTTGTAGCTTATTTGGCTACCTGTTAGGTGGTCAAGCTGGCGTTGCATTTCATTTACTGAGCGGCGCAACCATGATCGGGGCGTTTTTCATCGCAACGGATCCTGTCTCAGCATCGACCACAAATAAAGGCAGACTTATCTACGGTGCCCTTATTGGCCTGCTAGTCTATCTGATCAGGCAATTTGGCGGATATCCAGATGCCGTGGCATTTTCGGTACTGCTACTGAATATGGCAGTACCTTTGATAGACCACTACACACAGCCACGTACTTATGGACATGGAGCAAAGAAATGATCCTAGCATCAATGAAAAAAAATGGCGCGATCCTCACCGCCTTTGCCCTTGCCACAACAGGTACCGTTGCGCTCGTTCAACAGCTCACAGCACCTCGTATCGAAGCGCAAGAAAAGAATCACCTGATGCGAACCTTGACGCAGGTACTCCCCGCTGACAAATACAATAATGAACTGTATTTAGATTGCGTCGAAAGTGATGCACCAGAGCTTGGCCCTAATGGACCACATCGAATCTATCGTGCTAAGCAAAATGGTCAGCCTGTCGCTTTATTAGTGCAGCATATTACCCCTGAAGGTTATAGTGGTAATATCGACATGTTAACTGCCGTATACGCCAATGCAGAAATTGCTGGCGTGCGTATTACTCAGCATAAAGAAACCCCAGGTTTGGGTGATAAAGTTGAAGTTAAAAAGTCAGACTGGGTACACTCTTTTGCAGGTATGACAGTACAATCAGCAGAAGACCAACGCTTTAATGTTAAAAAAGAAGGCGGTGTGTTCGATCAATTTACTGGGGCAACCATCACACCTAGAGCGGTTGTCCACTCTGTGAATGCGGCTACTTGGTTTGCTCATCAAAACTTTGACAGCCTATTTGCACAAAGCAATGTTTGCCAAGAGGAACAGCTATGAGCGAGTACAAAACACTAGCCCATGAGGGACTTTGGAAAAATAATGCCGCCTTGGTACAGCTGCTTGGCTTATGTCCCCTGCTTGCTGTCACCAGCACAGTTACCAATGCCTTAGGCCTTGGGATCGCAACCTTGCTTGTATTAGTTGGCTCTAACGTCACCGTATCTATCGTCAGAAATTGGGTACCCAAAGACATACGTATCCCAGTATTTGTGATGATCATTGCCGCGTTTGTTACCATCATTCAGTTGCTAATGAACGCCTATACGTTTGGGCTGTATCAATCTTTGGGGATCTTCATTCCCTTGATTGTGACCAACTGCGCTATTATTGGTCGCGCAGAAGCTTACGCATCAAAAAACCCCCCTATATTGTCTGCATGGGATGGTGTAATGATGGGTCTGGGCTTTGCTGCCGTGTTGGTCATCTTAGGCGCAATGCGTGAACTTATCGGGCAAGGTACTTTATTTGATGGTGCGGAGCTGTTGCTTGGGGACTGGGCTACTGCACTACGTATTGAAGTGTTGAGCTTTGATAGTCAATTCTTAGTTGCCGTTTTACCTCCTGGCGCTTTCTTAGGCCTGGGTCTTATCATTGCAGCCAAAAACTACTTTGATGAGCGCCAAAAAGCACAAGCTCAGCCTACAGCACCAGCTGAAAAAGCAGAAAGAGCAAGGGTCACTAGCCTAACTTAATACAATTAAACGCAGCCTAAGCCGTCACTTAGTCTGCGTAAACTCTAGGTGTGATTGCTGGGGCAAATAAGATGCAATCACACTTAGCCCCTCTTAGCTAACTACTTAAAAACCGTCATGAATAAAGCAAAACGTTTAGAGATCTTAACTCGACTACGAGAAGACAATCCAAACCCTGAGTCCGACTTGGAGTACACCACCCCGTTTGAATTATTGGTTGCCGTCACCTTGTCAGCACAGGCGACAGATGTGGGCGTCAATAAAGCAACCCGTAAGTTATTCCCCGTCGCTAACACGCCAGAAGCGATTGTTGAGCTCGGCGTTGAAGGGTTAAAGGAGTACATTAAAACCATTGGCTTATATAATTCAAAAGCCAACAATGTGTTTAAACTGTGCCAAATTTTAATCGAGAAACATGGCTCAGAAGTCCCCCAAGACCGTAAGGCATTAGAAGCCTTACCCGGTGTTGGTCGCAAAACCGCAAACGTTGTGCTTAATTGTGCGT
This genomic window from Pseudoalteromonas luteoviolacea contains:
- the nth gene encoding endonuclease III; translation: MNKAKRLEILTRLREDNPNPESDLEYTTPFELLVAVTLSAQATDVGVNKATRKLFPVANTPEAIVELGVEGLKEYIKTIGLYNSKANNVFKLCQILIEKHGSEVPQDRKALEALPGVGRKTANVVLNCAFGWPTIAVDTHIFRVSNRTKFAMGKDVVAVEEKLEKVVPKEFKVDVHHWLILHGRYVCTARKPKCGSCIIEDLCEFKEKTDA
- the rsxG gene encoding electron transport complex subunit RsxG, translating into MILASMKKNGAILTAFALATTGTVALVQQLTAPRIEAQEKNHLMRTLTQVLPADKYNNELYLDCVESDAPELGPNGPHRIYRAKQNGQPVALLVQHITPEGYSGNIDMLTAVYANAEIAGVRITQHKETPGLGDKVEVKKSDWVHSFAGMTVQSAEDQRFNVKKEGGVFDQFTGATITPRAVVHSVNAATWFAHQNFDSLFAQSNVCQEEQL
- a CDS encoding electron transport complex subunit E, yielding MSEYKTLAHEGLWKNNAALVQLLGLCPLLAVTSTVTNALGLGIATLLVLVGSNVTVSIVRNWVPKDIRIPVFVMIIAAFVTIIQLLMNAYTFGLYQSLGIFIPLIVTNCAIIGRAEAYASKNPPILSAWDGVMMGLGFAAVLVILGAMRELIGQGTLFDGAELLLGDWATALRIEVLSFDSQFLVAVLPPGAFLGLGLIIAAKNYFDERQKAQAQPTAPAEKAERARVTSLT